From Sparus aurata chromosome 9, fSpaAur1.1, whole genome shotgun sequence, a single genomic window includes:
- the hao2 gene encoding 2-Hydroxyacid oxidase 2 isoform X3, producing the protein MNICNREGGRCAEMAMVCLTDFEEYAKEHLSKATWDYYAAGADECCTRDDNILAYKRIRLRPRILRDVSVSDTRTTVQGTEISFPVGIAPTAFHCLAWHEGEVATARATEALNTCYITSTYSTCSVEEIVAAAPNGYRWFQLYVYRDRKLSEQIVHRVESLGYKALVLTVDVPYTGKRRNDIRNQFKLPPHLKVKNFDGVFQETAVPEEYGIPANTLDPSISWKDVYWLQSITRLPIIIKGILTKEDAELAVEHGVQGIIVSNHGGRQLDGGPASIDALSEIVDTVQGRIEVYLDGGIRTGSDVLKSLALGAKCVFIGRPAVWGLAYKGEEGVREVLQILNDEFRLSMALSGCRNVAEINRNLIQFSKL; encoded by the exons ATGAATATTTGTAATCG AGAGGGAGGTCGCTGTGCAGAGATGGCTATGGTATGCCTGACCGACTTTGAGGAGTATGCAAAGGAGCATCTCTCAAAGGCCACCTGGGATTATTATGCAGCTGGAGCAGACGAATGCTGCACCAGGGACGACAATATACTGGCTTACAAAAG GATCCGTCTGAGGCCTCGCATCCTGCGGGACGTGTCAGTGAGTGATACACGGACCACAGTGCAGGGGACGGAAATCAGCTTTCCAGTCGGTATCGCACCCACTGCCTTTCACTGTCTGGCCTGGCATGAAGGAGAGGTGGCCACTGCTCGGG CCACAGAGGCACTCAACACCTGCTACATCACCAGCACTTACTCCACCTGCTCAGTGGAGGAGATTGTGGCAGCAGCTCCAAACGGTTACCGATGGTTCCAGCTGTATGTGTATCGGGACCGGAAGCTGTCAGAGCAGATTGTGCACCGTGTCGAGTCCCTCGGCTACAAGGCCCTGGTCCTCACCGTCGATGTCCCCTACACCGGAAAGCGCCGCAACGACATCCGCAACCAGTTCAAGCTGCCGCCACACCTCAAGGTCAAGAACTTCGACGGAGTGTTCCAG GAGACAGCTGTGCCAGAGGAGTACGGGATCCCGGCCAACACCTTGGACCCCTCCATCAGCTGGAAGGACGTGTACTGGCTGCAGTCCATCACCCGCCTGCCTATTATCATCAAGGGGATCCTGACTAAGGAGGACGCCGAGTTGGCTGTGGAGCACGGCGTCCAGGGCATCATCGTGTCAAACCACGGGGGGAGACAGCTGGACGGTGGCCCGGCCTCG ATTGACGCTCTGTCAGAGATCGTGGACACGGTGCAGGGCAGGATCGAGGTCTATCTGGACGGAGGAATcaggacaggaagtgatgtacTGAAATCGCTGGCCTTGGGAGCCAAGTGTGTTTTCATTGGCCGTCCAGCAGTGTGGGGCCTTGCTTACAAG GGTGAGGAAGGAGTGAGGGAAGTACTGCAAATCTTAAATGACGAGTTCCGTTTGTCCATGGCTTTATCAG GCTGCAGGAACGTGGCGGAAATAAACAGGAACCTCATTCAGTTCTCCAAACTCTGA
- the hao2 gene encoding 2-Hydroxyacid oxidase 2 isoform X1: MAMVCLTDFEEYAKEHLSKATWDYYAAGADECCTRDDNILAYKRIRLRPRILRDVSVSDTRTTVQGTEISFPVGIAPTAFHCLAWHEGEVATARATEALNTCYITSTYSTCSVEEIVAAAPNGYRWFQLYVYRDRKLSEQIVHRVESLGYKALVLTVDVPYTGKRRNDIRNQFKLPPHLKVKNFDGVFQETAVPEEYGIPANTLDPSISWKDVYWLQSITRLPIIIKGILTKEDAELAVEHGVQGIIVSNHGGRQLDGGPASIDALSEIVDTVQGRIEVYLDGGIRTGSDVLKSLALGAKCVFIGRPAVWGLAYKGEEGVREVLQILNDEFRLSMALSGCRNVAEINRNLIQFSKL, translated from the exons ATGGCTATGGTATGCCTGACCGACTTTGAGGAGTATGCAAAGGAGCATCTCTCAAAGGCCACCTGGGATTATTATGCAGCTGGAGCAGACGAATGCTGCACCAGGGACGACAATATACTGGCTTACAAAAG GATCCGTCTGAGGCCTCGCATCCTGCGGGACGTGTCAGTGAGTGATACACGGACCACAGTGCAGGGGACGGAAATCAGCTTTCCAGTCGGTATCGCACCCACTGCCTTTCACTGTCTGGCCTGGCATGAAGGAGAGGTGGCCACTGCTCGGG CCACAGAGGCACTCAACACCTGCTACATCACCAGCACTTACTCCACCTGCTCAGTGGAGGAGATTGTGGCAGCAGCTCCAAACGGTTACCGATGGTTCCAGCTGTATGTGTATCGGGACCGGAAGCTGTCAGAGCAGATTGTGCACCGTGTCGAGTCCCTCGGCTACAAGGCCCTGGTCCTCACCGTCGATGTCCCCTACACCGGAAAGCGCCGCAACGACATCCGCAACCAGTTCAAGCTGCCGCCACACCTCAAGGTCAAGAACTTCGACGGAGTGTTCCAG GAGACAGCTGTGCCAGAGGAGTACGGGATCCCGGCCAACACCTTGGACCCCTCCATCAGCTGGAAGGACGTGTACTGGCTGCAGTCCATCACCCGCCTGCCTATTATCATCAAGGGGATCCTGACTAAGGAGGACGCCGAGTTGGCTGTGGAGCACGGCGTCCAGGGCATCATCGTGTCAAACCACGGGGGGAGACAGCTGGACGGTGGCCCGGCCTCG ATTGACGCTCTGTCAGAGATCGTGGACACGGTGCAGGGCAGGATCGAGGTCTATCTGGACGGAGGAATcaggacaggaagtgatgtacTGAAATCGCTGGCCTTGGGAGCCAAGTGTGTTTTCATTGGCCGTCCAGCAGTGTGGGGCCTTGCTTACAAG GGTGAGGAAGGAGTGAGGGAAGTACTGCAAATCTTAAATGACGAGTTCCGTTTGTCCATGGCTTTATCAG GCTGCAGGAACGTGGCGGAAATAAACAGGAACCTCATTCAGTTCTCCAAACTCTGA
- the hao2 gene encoding 2-Hydroxyacid oxidase 2 isoform X2 has translation MKKFLLCLGGSSLEGGRCAEMAMVCLTDFEEYAKEHLSKATWDYYAAGADECCTRDDNILAYKRIRLRPRILRDVSVSDTRTTVQGTEISFPVGIAPTAFHCLAWHEGEVATARATEALNTCYITSTYSTCSVEEIVAAAPNGYRWFQLYVYRDRKLSEQIVHRVESLGYKALVLTVDVPYTGKRRNDIRNQFKLPPHLKVKNFDGVFQETAVPEEYGIPANTLDPSISWKDVYWLQSITRLPIIIKGILTKEDAELAVEHGVQGIIVSNHGGRQLDGGPASIDALSEIVDTVQGRIEVYLDGGIRTGSDVLKSLALGAKCVFIGRPAVWGLAYKGEEGVREVLQILNDEFRLSMALSGCRNVAEINRNLIQFSKL, from the exons atgaaaaaatttCTGCTGTGTTTAGGTGGCTCTTCTCT AGAGGGAGGTCGCTGTGCAGAGATGGCTATGGTATGCCTGACCGACTTTGAGGAGTATGCAAAGGAGCATCTCTCAAAGGCCACCTGGGATTATTATGCAGCTGGAGCAGACGAATGCTGCACCAGGGACGACAATATACTGGCTTACAAAAG GATCCGTCTGAGGCCTCGCATCCTGCGGGACGTGTCAGTGAGTGATACACGGACCACAGTGCAGGGGACGGAAATCAGCTTTCCAGTCGGTATCGCACCCACTGCCTTTCACTGTCTGGCCTGGCATGAAGGAGAGGTGGCCACTGCTCGGG CCACAGAGGCACTCAACACCTGCTACATCACCAGCACTTACTCCACCTGCTCAGTGGAGGAGATTGTGGCAGCAGCTCCAAACGGTTACCGATGGTTCCAGCTGTATGTGTATCGGGACCGGAAGCTGTCAGAGCAGATTGTGCACCGTGTCGAGTCCCTCGGCTACAAGGCCCTGGTCCTCACCGTCGATGTCCCCTACACCGGAAAGCGCCGCAACGACATCCGCAACCAGTTCAAGCTGCCGCCACACCTCAAGGTCAAGAACTTCGACGGAGTGTTCCAG GAGACAGCTGTGCCAGAGGAGTACGGGATCCCGGCCAACACCTTGGACCCCTCCATCAGCTGGAAGGACGTGTACTGGCTGCAGTCCATCACCCGCCTGCCTATTATCATCAAGGGGATCCTGACTAAGGAGGACGCCGAGTTGGCTGTGGAGCACGGCGTCCAGGGCATCATCGTGTCAAACCACGGGGGGAGACAGCTGGACGGTGGCCCGGCCTCG ATTGACGCTCTGTCAGAGATCGTGGACACGGTGCAGGGCAGGATCGAGGTCTATCTGGACGGAGGAATcaggacaggaagtgatgtacTGAAATCGCTGGCCTTGGGAGCCAAGTGTGTTTTCATTGGCCGTCCAGCAGTGTGGGGCCTTGCTTACAAG GGTGAGGAAGGAGTGAGGGAAGTACTGCAAATCTTAAATGACGAGTTCCGTTTGTCCATGGCTTTATCAG GCTGCAGGAACGTGGCGGAAATAAACAGGAACCTCATTCAGTTCTCCAAACTCTGA